A window from Anser cygnoides isolate HZ-2024a breed goose chromosome 1, Taihu_goose_T2T_genome, whole genome shotgun sequence encodes these proteins:
- the PSPC1 gene encoding paraspeckle component 1 isoform X2, translated as MAANRNLKQVRIENSSPAAPLGMVGGGGGGLKGLRGLEAESEAAAAAAAMALVPGKEAGDEEQEVGFTIDIKSFLKPGEKSYTQRCRLFVGNLPTDITEEDFKRLFERYGEPSEVFINRDRGFGFIRLESRTLAEIAKAELDGTILKSRPLRIRFATHGAALTVKNLSPVVSNELLEQAFSQFGPVERAVVVVDDRGRATGKGFVEFAAKPPARKALERCSDGAFLLTTTPRPVVVEPMEQFDDEDGLPEKLMQKTQQYHKEREQPPRFAQPGTFEFEYASRWKALDEMEKQQREQVDRNIREAKEKLEAEMEAARHEHQLMLMRQDLMRRQEELRRLEELRNQELQKRKQIQLRHEEEHRRREEEMLRQREQEELRRQQEGGFKPNFMDNLLDLSLTRSLYMYLYRLRRD; from the exons ATGGCCGCGAATCGCAACTTAAAGCAAGTGAGGATCGAGAACAGCTCGCCGGCTGCGCCGCTGGGCATGgtggggggcggcggcggcggcctgAAGGGCTTGCGAGGCCTGGAAGCGGAGAGTGAggcggcggctgcggctgcCGCCATGGCGCTGGTGCCGGGTAAAGAGGCTGGAGACGAAGAGCAGGAGGTCGGCTTCACCATCGACATCAAGAGCTTCCTCAAGCCGGGCGAGAAGAGCTACACGCAGCGCTGCCGGCTGTTCGTGGGCAACCTGCCGACCGATATCACCGAGGAGGATTTCAAGCGGCTCTTCGAGCGCTACGGGGAGCCCAGCGAGGTCTTCATCAACCGGGACCGCGGCTTCGGCTTCATCCGCCTG GAATCTAGGACACTGGCTGAAATAGCAAAGGCAGAACTTGACGGTACAATTTTGAAGAGCAGACCACTTCGAATTCGATTTGCTACACATGGAGCTGCCCTAACAGTCAAGAATCTTTCACCTGTGGTTTCTAATGAGCTGCTGGAACAAGCTTTCTCTCAATTTGGGCCAGTGGAAAGAGCTGTTGTTGTAGTAGATGATCGTGGCAGAGCTACAGGAAAAGGTTTCGTAGAGTTTGCAGCAAAACCTCCAGCACGGAAAGCTCTAGAAAGATGCAGTGATGGGGCATTCTTGCTAACAAC AACGCCTCGACCTGTTGTTGTAGAACCAATGGAGCAATTTGATGATGAAGATGGGCTTCCAGAGAAGCTAAtgcaaaaaacacaacaatatCACAA GGAAAGAGAACAGCCTCCGCGTTTTGCTCAACCTGGAACATTTGAGTTTGAGTATGCTTCACGTTGGAAGGCTCTTGATGAGATGGAAAAGCAACAGCGTGAACAGGTTGACAGGAACATTAGAGAAGCCAAAGAGAAACTAGAGGCAGAGATGGAAGCAGCTAGACATGAGCATCAGCTAATGCTGATGAGGCAAG ATCTCATGCGACGCCAAGAAGAATTGAGGCGTTTGGAAGAACTTCGGAATCAAGAACTTCAAAAACGCAAGCAGATACAGTTGAG ACACGAGGAAGAACATCGACGACGTGAAGAGGAGATGCTACGGCAGAGGGAACAGGAGGAACTGAGACGACAGCAGGAGGGAGGATTTAAGCCAAATTTCATGGACAAT ctaCTGGATTTAAGTTTAACTCGGAGCTTGTACATGTATTTATACAGGCTAAGAAGAGATTAA